The sequence below is a genomic window from bacterium.
AATATTTCTCGATAGCGCCGAACGAATTCGACCGGGTCGGTCACATTTACGAAATGGGCGATCAGCCATTCTATTGGTTATCACCTAACGGCAACGAAAAAATATTGACTTGGATTGCCGGTGCGAGCTATTCGCTGTTTCACCAAGGGGAATTGAGTAAACTCGGCGATGAACGGTTGTTGCAATATCTCCGCAAACTCGACGCTACTAAGTATCCGTACGAACTCGCGTTTGTTCCCTACACCATCGGCGGGGATAACGGACCGCCCGATCCAACGCTGCCGCCCTTTGTTGCCGAGTGGAATGAGCGATATGTGTCACCCACCTTGCGGATTGCGACGCATCACGAGTTCTTCCACGATTTTATAAATCAGTATGGCGAGTCTTTTCCGGAACGAAGCGGTGACCTTACAGGATATTGGGAAGATGGCGCAATGTCGACCGCGGCGGAAACAATCCAATGCCGCAATGCGGTGGATATGTTGTTACAAGCGGAAGCAACCAATCGCATTTTCTTCGCAGGAAATGCGATTACCGCTGAGGAGAGTGAAGCGGTTTGGCAGAATATCCGCTATTACGATGAGCATACGTGGGGCGCTTTCAATAGCGTATCGGAACCGGAACTCCCATCGGTGGTGGCGCAATGGGTAACCAAACAGAAATTTGCCGTGGATGCATACGATGGCGCTGCGAAATTGTTGCGGAAGACATTGCAAATGTTGTCGCAGCAAGCAGGTGTAACCGACGAGCTGCTTGTCGTCAATACCTTGCCGTGGGATCGCCATGAAATCGTCACAATTCCGTCGTCGAAAGGAAAGCAGGGCAATTGTCTCCAGGATGAAACGGGTGAAGAGTACCCATTGCAACGATCTGCCAATGGAGAAGCATGGTTAGCATCGGTTCCGGTTCCTGCCAATTCCTACCGTAAACTATCTTTCGTTACAAAGGAAATCGATCAAAGCAAAACCGCGAACGAATCCAACGATCATCTCGAAAATGATTTTCTCTCAATAACATTAGATGCTGCTACCGGAGCAATACAAAGTCTGATAACCAAGAGTGATGGGAAGGAGTGGGTCGACGGGAAAAGCGGTTTCGGGATTGGACAATTCCTTTATGTACCGGGCGCCGATCCGAACACAGCGCAGCAAGTTGCCAATGTAAAATGCACTTTGAAAGAAACCGGCGGTGTGCGATCATCATTGCTGGTGACTGCCGACGCGCCGGGTTGCAGCGCGTTCGAGTGTGAATTTTCTATACCGTCGGATCGTCCGCAGCTCGAAATTCGGCTTCGCATCGATAAGGAAACGAATCGTAAGAAAGAGGCGGCACATCTCGCATTTCCGCTCCAAGTTCCAGAAGGGATCGTTCGTTACGATGTCGCGGGTGGAATCGTGATTCCCGAGCGCAATCAATTGCCCGGCGCTTGTAAGAATTTCTATTCGGCGCAAAGTTGGTTCGATGTATCGAATGCGGAGCGTGGGATGGCATGCGCGCTGCTCGATACACCGCTCATCGAAACCGGTGCGATTACCGTCGAGACGGGATGGTTACGCGAAGGTTCGCAGCAACCGCCGGTATTTATCTACTTGCTGAACAACTATTGGCACACGAATTACAAAGCGGATCAGGAAGGTATCATCGAGTATCGATTTGTATTGATGCCGCACGGAAGATTTGATCCATCGGAAATAGCACGATTCGGAAAAGGGTGTCGCCAACCATTGCTTGTCGCGTAAAATGGTGGGTACCGACAGGTCTCCAGACCTGAATGCGCTTTTGGGTAGGGGCGGACTTCCACGTCCGCCCGCATGAACTACGGGTCGATTTAAAATCGACCCAGTGCGGCGAATGCCGCATAAATGGTTGGACAGACAGGGGCGTCTGTCCCTACTTCAATACAACGAATTTCTGGGAAAGGGATTGTGTGCCCGCCGAGAGTCGTGCAAAATAAGTACCTGAGGAAAGATTGTCGCTATTAATTTTCACCGAATAGGTGCCGGCATCCTGTGTCCAATCGAACAATTTCCCGACACTTCTTCCAGTAATATCAAACAATTCTAATTTCACTGCTGCAGTGTTCGGTAAGGTATAAGTGAGTGTTGCTGTCGCATTAAATGGATTTGGATTGATCTTTTCTATCTTAAAATCATTGGGTATCGCTGTTCCAATTCGATCGACCACACCCAATGCCTGCGAACAATCGTAGATCCCGAATTCTTGTCCGGCAGCCACATACGCGATATCGCCAACCACCGAAACATCTACAGCGTTGCCGGGGGTATCATAGAATCCAACTTCCTGCGGATTTGTCGGACTGTTGATGTTGATAATCCGTAATCCGGAAGAATAATTGGCAACAAAGGCGTAGTTCCCGGAAACAGTTACACCCCTAGAATAGCCGGGAGTATCGTAGAAACCGACTTCTTGCGGATTTTCCGGATTGCTGACGTTGATGATTCGTAAACCGGCATAATCATCTGCCACAAATGCGTAACTACCAGAGACAGTTACATCATAAGCATAACCGGGAGTATCGTAGAATCCTACTTCTTGGGGGTTTGCCGGATTGCTCACGTTTATGATCCGTAAACCGGAATAGTCAGTGGCAACATATGCATAATTTCCGGAAACGGTTACACCAATAGCTTCGCCGGAAGTAAAGTAGAATCCGACTTCCTGCGGACTTGCCGGGTTGCTTACATTGATAATCCGCAATCCGTAGTCCCAATCGGCAACATAAGCAAAGTTTCCAAAAACCTTTACACCAATAGCTTCGCCGGAAGTAAAGTAGAATCCGACTTCCTGCGGACTTGCCGGGTTACTAATATTGATTACCCGCAAGCCATAGTTATCATCGGCAACATGGGCATAATTTCCGGAAACCGTTACACCATTTGCATAACCGGGAGTATCGTAAAGGCCCACTTGTTGCGGACTTTCCGGATTGCTGATATCGATTATCCGCAAACCTGATGAATTATCGGCAACATAGGCGTAGTTGCCTTGCACTGCCACATCCCGCGAGTTGGTGTTCCAAATTCTTCCGAGGCATCTAACATTCAAACTATCTTGTGCAAACGAAATCGTAAACGATCCGAGGAAAAGGAGAAGAAGAAACAGTCGGGTGTAACAGCGGTGCAAGTTCATGGCAACTCCTACAAAGTAGTTATCAAAAAGTAGCCACCAATTTTTCAATCTGCAATGAAAATTCGTCAAAGAAGAAAAATAATCTACACGGAATCGGGCGGCTGCCAGCCGCCCCTACGGATGGGTACCGACAGGTCTCCCGACCTGTACAATTGGAACCGAGAAGAGAAGACGGGATTGGAAGCCCGTAACCACCACAGAATTGGGCGAACCAGTGGTTCTGCCCCTACAATCGGGCGCGATGAATCTCGCCCCTACATTACAGGTCTGGAGACCTGTCGCTACCCTTACATATTGGCTCGCAAAAAAAAGTTAATTGTACATCGAATCGGCGAGCTCTTGGATGCGAATCAGTTCGGCGGGACAGTCGTTGAAAGAGGCAGAAAAAATTTTTCGTTGTTCGAGGGTGGAAAATGGTAAAATTGGTTCGAGCAATCCCGGATTCGACACCAACTCTAATGGCGATACCGGCGGCTCATCCTGTTTGCGCCAACTGCACAACCGGTCGGCAAGTTTCACCAAATACATTGCCTGAGCGTCGGGATGATTCTCTGGTGGGGTATGATGCCAGTGCAACATATCGATCATGCTTCCCGAGAATCGCCAATACTTTGCCAAATAGCTCGAAAGCTCGGCATGATCGTTTCCCAAACACTCACGCTCCAATTCCAATGGATCGCCACCTTTCCCGACTCCGGTTAGAATTCTTCCAAACTCCTCAGGAAAGTAATGTCCAATCACAATATGCCCGATATCGTGCAAAAGAGCAGCCGTCGCAATTTCACCTACTTCACTTTCCGGGTACTGCAATTTCCTGGTGAGGTATCGCACCATCGATGCGGTCGAGACACTGTGCTTCCAAAGAATGCGGCGGTCGAAGCGCTGATTGGTTGTCCCCCCGAATACATTCACCACCCCGATACTCGATATAATCAGAATAATGCCATTAACACCGATTGAGAGAAACGCATCGGTGAGTGAACTGGTTGGTTTTTGTCGACCGAAGTAAGAACTATTAGCGATTCGCAACAACCGCGCCGTCAGCGCTGGGTCTTTGGCGACTACCGATTGGAGCGTATCGAAACTGACGTTCGGATTTTGCAAATGGTTCAACACCTCGACCAGAACACTGGGAAGGGTAGGTAGGTTGGATATCTCTTGCATGCGGCTCAGCGCATAACCCGGTGGTCGATTCATATCTGTCAAGGTCGATAAAAAAAAGGAGTAAAAAAAATCACTTAT
It includes:
- a CDS encoding T9SS type A sorting domain-containing protein; the encoded protein is MNLHRCYTRLFLLLLFLGSFTISFAQDSLNVRCLGRIWNTNSRDVAVQGNYAYVADNSSGLRIIDISNPESPQQVGLYDTPGYANGVTVSGNYAHVADDNYGLRVINISNPASPQEVGFYFTSGEAIGVKVFGNFAYVADWDYGLRIINVSNPASPQEVGFYFTSGEAIGVTVSGNYAYVATDYSGLRIINVSNPANPQEVGFYDTPGYAYDVTVSGSYAFVADDYAGLRIINVSNPENPQEVGFYDTPGYSRGVTVSGNYAFVANYSSGLRIININSPTNPQEVGFYDTPGNAVDVSVVGDIAYVAAGQEFGIYDCSQALGVVDRIGTAIPNDFKIEKINPNPFNATATLTYTLPNTAAVKLELFDITGRSVGKLFDWTQDAGTYSVKINSDNLSSGTYFARLSAGTQSLSQKFVVLK
- a CDS encoding HDOD domain-containing protein; the protein is MATGIFLISDFFYSFFLSTLTDMNRPPGYALSRMQEISNLPTLPSVLVEVLNHLQNPNVSFDTLQSVVAKDPALTARLLRIANSSYFGRQKPTSSLTDAFLSIGVNGIILIISSIGVVNVFGGTTNQRFDRRILWKHSVSTASMVRYLTRKLQYPESEVGEIATAALLHDIGHIVIGHYFPEEFGRILTGVGKGGDPLELERECLGNDHAELSSYLAKYWRFSGSMIDMLHWHHTPPENHPDAQAMYLVKLADRLCSWRKQDEPPVSPLELVSNPGLLEPILPFSTLEQRKIFSASFNDCPAELIRIQELADSMYN